Proteins co-encoded in one Yamadazyma tenuis chromosome 1, complete sequence genomic window:
- a CDS encoding uncharacterized protein (EggNog:ENOG503NVEH; COG:Q; BUSCO:EOG092619L1) codes for MSIEPIALYPPHPSTVRAQATSLTYDKVNGRVAYAMGRSIFVRPVDPHSAVKSFQFSKHTAPTTVAAFAPNGNYIASGDESGHVKIWDTSVYGDKDVLKEAPLVKSDFPILSGAIKSIAWDADNSRVIAVGEGKEKFGHCFTWDSGNSIGEIQGHSDVINTVDIKAQRPYRAATAGNDKAVVFYTGPPFKFDKSIRDHHTNTVRAVKFSPDGKYLLSVGSDRLVVVYDGKTGEFVTKIENAHEGGIFGVWWFGDSKKFATCSADNSVKVWSVESWESTQTLKVGDAVTVENQLVGLVVTDKYIIALSLNGNLNYFDVDDGSLQVVQGHQSAITATLVVGHSLVTGGSDGSIYKWTIDGDSLKSVPQFVGGHSNYVVDLAYDKNLISVGWDDKLKVWDLDNGTSVSETVLVAQPKKLVKQNGSVSVLFENSLTDFTITESIQKGTDTVLKYDSSDVDVLAEKLLLTNLSDNKIESASLKFDVIRGSPSLVRVSPDEQYVALGDSTGKYIIYNADASIKTTRWTYHTSKIVDAKWSPDSQFLLSGGLDSNLLVYSIKRISKVVQAPLAHQSGISRVEWLHYDFEGSGHGVVASTGFDGAVKVWKVDLSVFNGLDYKYTQQIHIIMQSSEDQPDLRLQKRLMTPFLSKKVPPIPSPEDRLPFQEANANFIQRILFTWLHPIMKVGYKRTLVPDDMYCMTDDLKVEVLAQSFYDHLEMRTQKAQAKYTTEMKQKHPQWDGDMCEFKISRFDTIYALFLTFKKRYVISCCSLGIAQLAQTLNPLIVKKLIKYVELKNMGIETGLGKGVGYSIGVTVMILLNGVALNQAFYRAMSVGALVKAVLTKALLEKSFRLNAVSKHRYPVGKITSIMGTDLSRIDFALGLQPFLVVFPIPMIVAIVILCVNIGPVALVGVAIMLVFVVFMGYSTKMVFARRKLATVYTDSRVNYLKECLNNLRIIKYYSWEPPYMDNVSGVRKKEMGIIYYIQVVRNVVTAIAMNLSLVCSMITFLILYAVDGTNDAANIFSSLAVFNVLTQVLFLMPMALAAGSDALVGINRVGAFLSSPENTESDISIKPSPEAEKYMKQNRLSIKVDHASFEWEVFGEADDDDQKKPVTKEKPQTPVSSISLDSLSDGTLNEKTSFPGLNNIDIEVKKGEFLVITGLIGSGKSSLLNAMAGFMKRIEGTVSINGSLMLCGQPWIQNTTVKDNIIFGHELDEKKYADVIYACSLERDLSILPAGDRTEIGERGITLSGGQKARINLARAIYANREIILFDDVLSAVDARVGRHIMEKCILGMLSEKTRILATHQLSLIGSASRIIFLNGDGSISIGTPDELAASNEGYRKLMAFNNATETEIEEEDEEVKVEEKINIERQVSRITAATTVSEGEQEEDHKVYNTDKAADGRLVLSENKSVNGIGFWVVKRYFQNGSGPLPPLFMLFLLILFTGLASFCSVFTNTWLSFWTEKKFDISEGAYIGVYVCLALCSFVMYMVEFVLIVYITNTSATNLNIKAVQKVLYSPMSFLDTTPMGRILNRFTKDTDVLDNEIGQQARFLVFTSGNIVGVFVLCICFMPWFALSIPPLAFAVCCIGSVYRATCREVKRLESVQRSFIYNNFNESLNGMDTIKAYGAEERFLESNAFYLNKTNEPYLVNIAAQRWLTVYLSIVAACFNLVIALLCVTGTFGISASASGLLLSSTLQITGMLSMLLRNFTQVENGMNSVERLCDFAYDLNTEAAYRIAETKPAPEWPQKGEILFDNVSMAYRPGLPMVLKNLDFNVKSQEKIGICGRTGAGKSSIMTALYRLSELEKGKIIIDGVDISNIGLNDLRSKLSIIPQDPVLFKGSIRRNLDPFGQSTSEKMWNALRRAGLIEENKLEMVKKQDKNSADLHKFHLDQVVEDDGVNFSLGERQLIAFARALVRGSKILILDEATSSVDYETDSKIQQTIAREFSNCTILCIAHRLKTIINYDKILVLDRGEVKEFDTPWNLFNIKGGIFKQMCEKSSIVSEDFQKI; via the exons ATGTCCATTGAACCAATTGCATTGTATCCCCCTCACCCATCGACGGTCCGTGCTCAAGCGACATCCCTCACGTATGACAAGGTCAATGGCCGTGTTGCGTACGCCATGGGCCGGTCGATATTCGTCAGGCCCGTCGACCCCCACAGCGCCGTCAAGTCATTCCAATTTCTGAAACACACGGCACCCACCACCGTGGCAGCGTTCGCCCCCAACGGCAACTACATCGCCAGCGGTGATGAGAGTGGCCATGTCAAGATCTGGGACACTTCGGTGTATGGAGATAAAGATGTGTTGAAAGAGGCGCCATTAGTCAAGAGTGATTTTCCCATTCTTTCAGGAGCCATCAAGTCGATTGCCTGGGATGCCGACAACTCGCGAGTGATTGCGGTAGGCGAAGGAAAGGAGAAGTTTGGCCACTGCTTCACGTGGGACTCGGGAAACTCGATTGGCGAGATCCAGGGCCATTCGGACGTGATTAATACGGTGGACATCAAGGCACAACGGCCGTACCGTGCCGCCACCGCCGGCAACGACAAGGCGGTGGTGTTCTACACGGGGCCACctttcaagtttgacaaaAGTATCCGGGATCACCACACAAACACCGTAAGAGCCGTCAAATTCTCTCCTGACGGTAAATACCTTTTAAGTGTGGGTTCCGATCGGTTGGTAGTGGTGTACGACGGCAAGACGGGCGAGTTTGTGACGAAGATCGAGAACGCCCATGAAGGAGGTATTTTCGGCGTGTGGTGGTTTGGCGATTCAAAGAAGTTTGCAACCTGTTCTGCTGATAATAGTGTTAAGGTGTGGTCTGTCGAATCATGGGAACTGACACAGACCTTAAAAGTAGGAGATGCAGTCACTGTTGAAAACCAGTTGGTGGGGCTTGTGGTAACTGACAAGTATATTATTGCCCTTTCGTTGAATGGGAACTTGAACTATTTCGATGTTGATGACGGATCGTTGCAAGTGGTGCAGGGCCACCAGAGTGCCATCACCGCGACCCTCGTGGTGGGCCACTCATTGGTGACAGGAGGCTCAGACGGGAGTATTTACAAGTGGACCATCGACGGGGACTCGTTGAAGCTGGTGCCGCAGTTTGTGGGTGGCCACAGCAACTACGTGGTGGACTTGGCGTACGATAAAAACTTAATTTCTGTGGGCTGGGACgataagttgaaggtgtGGGACCTTGACAACGGCACCCTGGTGTCGGAGACAGTTTTGGTAGCGCAgcccaagaagttggtgaagcAGAATGGATCGGTGAGTGTATTGTTTGAGAATAGTCTCACAGActtcaccatcaccgaGCTGATCCAAAAGGGTACCGACACCGTGTTGAAGTACGACTCAAGTGATGTCGACGTTTTGGCCGAGAAGTTGTTGCTCACCAACTTGCTGGACAACAAGATCGAGTCTGCGTCTTTGAAATTCGATGTTATTAGAGGAAGTCCTTCGCTTGTGAGGGTGTCTCCCGATGAGCAGTACGTGGCTCTCGGAGATTCGACTGGAAAATACATTATCTACAATGCTGATGCCAGTATCAAAACCACCCGATGGACGTATCACACAAGCAAAATCGTGGACGCTAAATGGAGCCCTGACTCACAGTTTCTCTTGAGTGGTGGGTTAGATAGCAATTTATTGGTGTACTCGATCAAGAGAATTTCCAAGGTGGTGCAGGCTCCATTGGCACACCAGCTGGGGATTTCGCGGGTCGAGTGGCTTCACTACGATTTCGAAGGGTCTGGTCACGGGGTGGTGGCATCCACGGGGTTTGACGGGGCAGTCAAGGTGTGGAAAGTAGACTTATCAGTGTTCAA CGGCCTCGACTATAAATAT ACTCAACAAATCCATATTATCATGCAATCCCTGGAAGACCAGCCAGACCTTCGCCTCCAGAAGCGGCTCATGACGCCCTTCCTCAGTAAGAAGGTACCGCCCATCCCCTCGCCAGAGGATAGACTTCCATTCCAGGAAGCCAACGCCAACTTCATCCAGAGAATCCTATTTACGTGGCTTCATCCGATAATGAAGGTGGGTTACAAACGGACACTTGTACCGGACGACATGTACTGTATGACCGACGATTTAAAGGTCGAGGTGTTGGCACAGCTGTTTTACGACCATTTGGAGATGCGAACACAAAAGGCCCAAGCCAAGTACACGACCGAAATGAAGCAAAAACATCCCCAGTGGGACGGGGACATGTGTGAGTTTAAGATCCTGCGGTTTGACACCATCTACGCTCTTTTCTTGACGTTTAAAAAAAGATACGTTATTTCCTGCTGCAGTTTGGGGATTGCGCAGTTGGCACAGACGCTAAATCCGCTAATTGTGAAaaaattgatcaaatatgtggaattgaagaacatgGGCATCGAGACGGGTCTCGGCAAGGGCGTGGGGTACTCGATTGGGGTGACGGTGATGATTCTCTTGAATGGGGTGGCATTAAATCAGGCATTCTACCGGGCGATGTCGGTGGGAGCATTGGTGAAAGCAGTGCTTACGAAGGCACTCTTAGAGAAGTCATTCCGGTTGAACGCGGTGTCGAAACACCGGTACCCGGTGGGTAAAATCACTTCTATCATGGGAACCGATTTGCTGCGAATCGATTTTGCGTTGggtttgcagccatttcTTGTGGTGTTCCCAATACCCATGATTGTCGCCATTGTGATTTTGTGTGTGAACATCGGCCCTGTGGCGTTGGTGGGGGTTGCCATcatgttggtgtttgtagTGTTCATGGGATACTCCACCAAGATGGTTTTTGCCAGGAGAAAATTGGCCACCGTGTATACCGACTCGAGAGTCAACTACCTCAAAGAGtgcttgaacaacttgcGGATCATCAAGTACTATTCGTGGGAGCCTCCGTACATGGACAACGTTTCTGGCGTCAGAAAGAAGGAAATGGGTATCATCTACTACATCCAGGTGGTGCGAAACGTTGTTACAGCCATTGCCATGAACTTGAGTTTGGTGTGCTCGATGATCACCTTTTTGATCTTGTACGCAGTGGACGGCACCAACGATGCTGCCAACATCTTCTCGTCTCTCGCGGTGTTTAACGTGTTGACCCAggtgttgtttttgatgcCCATGGCTTTGGCTGCCGGTTCCGATGCTTTGGTGGGAATCAACAGAGTGGGGGCCTTCTTGTCGAGTCCAGAGAACACCGAGCTGGACATCTCCATCAAGCCATCGCCGGAGGCCGAGAAGTATATGAAGCAGAACCGTCTTCTGATCAAGGTGGACCATGCTTCCTTCGAGTGGGAGGTTTTTGGTGAGGCAGACGATGATGACCAGAAGAAGCCTGTCACCAAGGAAAAACCGCAGACCCCAGTTTCTTCCATCCTGTTGGACTCCCTCTCTGATGGGACCCTCAACGAGAAAACCCTGTTCCCAGGCTTAAATAACATCGATATTGAAGTCAAAAAAGGagagttcttggtgatcaCGGGTTTGATTGGATCCGGTAAGTCGTCGTTGTTGAATGCCATGGCCGGGTTCATGAAGCGTATCGAAGGGACCGTCAGTATCAATGGTTCTTTGATGTTATGTGGACAGCCTTGGATTCAAAATACCACTGTGAAAGACAATATTATTTTTGGACACGAATTGGACGAAAAGAAGTATGCCGATGTCATTTATGCTTGTTCTTTGGAAAGAGATTTGTCTATTTTGCCGGCAGGTGATAGAACCGAAATTGGTGAAAGGGGTATAACCTTGTCCGGAGGTCAAAAAGCCCGTATCAACTTGGCGAGAGCCATTTATGCCAATCGAGAAATCATTTTGTTTGATGATGTATTGTCGGCCGTCGATGCTCGAGTCGGTAGACACATTATGGAGAAGTGTATTTTGGGGATGTTGAGTGAAAAAACCAGGATTCTTGCTACTCACCAGCTTTCTTTGATTGGGTCCGCCAGTAGAATCATCTTTTTGAACGGAGATGGCTCCATTTCTATTGGTACGCCAGACGAATTGGCGGCTTCGAATGAAGGATACAGAAAGTTGATGgccttcaacaatgccaCTGAAactgaaattgaagaagaagacgaggaAGTGAAAGTGGAGGAGAAAATCAATATTGAAAGGCAGGTTTCCAGGATTACAGCTGCAACTACAGTCTCTGAAGGAGAGCAGGAAGAAGACCATAAGGTCTACAATACTGACAAAGCTGCTGACGGAAGATTGGTGTTGCTGGAGAACAAATCGGTTAATGGGATTGGATTCTGGGTCGTCAAACGGTACTTCCAAAACGGATCCGGccctcttcctcctctttTTATGCTCTTTTTGTTAATCTTATTCACCGGTTTAGCCTCTTTCTGTCTGGTTTTCACCAACACTTGGTTGTCGTTCTGGACcgagaagaagtttgatatTTCTGAAGGTGCTTACATTGGTGTGTACGTTTGCTTGGCCCTTTGTTCATTTGTCATGTACATGGttgagtttgtgttgattgtgtatatcaccaacacatctgccaccaacttgaacatcaagGCCGTTCAAAAAGTACTTTATTCTCCAATGTCATTTTTAGATACCACCCCCATGGgaagaatcttgaacaGATTCACCAAGGACACCGATGTGTTAGACAATGAAATAGGACAACAAGCAAGATTCCTTGTGTTCACATCGGGTAATATAGTTGGGGTGTTTGTGTTGTGTATTTGCTTCATGCCATGGTTTGCCCTCTCGATTCCTCCTTTGGCATTTGCTGTATGTTGTATTGGAAGTGTGTACCGGGCTACTTGTCGGGAAGTAAAGAGACTTGAATCGGTGCAAAGATCATTTATCTACAATAACTTCAACGAAAGTTTGAACGGTATGGATACCATCAAGGCCTATGGAGCAGAAGAGAGGTTTTTGGAGTCCAATGCTTTTTATCTCAACAAGACAAACGAACCATATTTGGTGAATATTGCTGCCCAACGTTGGTTGACAGTATATCTTTCGATTGTCGCTGCTtgtttcaacttggtgattgCCTTGTTGTGTGTGACGGGAACTTTTGGTATTAGTGCTTCAGCTTCGGGTTTGTTGTTATCCTCTACTTTACAAATCACCGGTATGCTTTCTATGCTCCTTAGAAATTTCACTCAAGTGGAGAACGGTATGAACTCAGTGGAAAGACTTTGTGATTTCGCCTACGACCTAAACACAGAAGCAGCGTATCGCATAGCAGAAACAAAGCCAGCTCCAGAATGGCCCCAGAAAGGGgagattttgtttgacaaTGTATCTATGGCCTACAGACCCGGGTTGCCAATggtattgaagaacttggatttCAATGTCAAGTCCCAGGAAAAAATCGGTATCTGTGGAAGAACTGGGGCTGGGAAATCCTCTATAATGACTGCTCTTTATAGACTTTCCGAGCTCGAGAAAGGAAAGATTATTATTGATGGAGTGGATATTTCCAATATCGGTTTGAATGATCTCAGATCCAAATTGTCTATTATTCCTCAAGATCCAGTGTTGTTCAAAGGTTCCATcagaagaaacttggaTCCATTTGGACAAAGTACTTCGGAGAAGATGTGGAATGCATTGAGAAGGGCCGGTTTGATCGAAGagaacaagttggaaatggtcAAGAAACAAGATAAGAACAGTGCTGACTTACACAAGTTccaccttgatcaagtagTTGAGGACGATGGGGTGAACTTCTCCTTGGGTGAGAGGCAATTGATAGCTTTTGCCAGGGCTTTAGTCAGAGgctccaagatcttgattttggatgaagccACATCCTCGGTCGATTATGAAACTGATTCAAAGATCCAACAAACCATTGCACGGGAGTTTAGCAATTGCACTATTTTGTGTATCGCCCACAGATTGAAGACTATTATCAACTATGATAaaattcttgttcttgacaGAGGAGAAGTCAAGGAGTTTGATACTCCTTGGAATTTGTTTAACATCAAAGGCGGGATCTTTAAACAAATGTGTGAAAAGTCTTCTATTGTTAGTGAAGACTTTCAAAAAATATAG
- the MIC60 gene encoding MICOS complex subunit mic60 (COG:M; EggNog:ENOG503Q2ZM) gives MSSRSCAVSARRALTSSAKRLNDVKKPVVPPPRPAVTTPKPVITKPVTTPVPKPVIITKPSIPPPVIPPPPPPKKKFSIPSFLFKIVLAGGVVYGGTMYAATKSDTVMDFVIDQQLPYYEEIIDIYEKGSIDDVKDYFAGLGKKVSSWEAKLPSKDEITSKGEKIFEETKNKLSPPKPAAPVDVSSLGQDATPAQQLQKPVEAVKKTVEHFPLIQLNKSVSSAVDASVKQTVESFNDLIRSIDVDASNTPGKDTLIKAINENVSKLATKLSSLTVSFEEEVQSKLRDSQTDLLSSYTKKELELTETLLDQFNSEKAQLEVKLNNRLKHEIEATKQTISQAAVNAVSMVRVEQTKQFEKLIKDSIDSERNGRLAGLEQLNARVKDLEEFSETLETQLVANHTRSVLSKAVGNLKHVLASSKETDSPKLLIQYFDEINKVAGSLNSELLNVVLNDLKPLIVNESNHSLLTNAQLLNKWEQLTPELRSASLLPPNAGLLGHLASMVFSKLLLPVKGNKPDGKDIESVIGRIESALTRGDLDVAVEEAANLKGWPRKLADDWVKDGRKRLEVQFLVGVVDSETRIV, from the coding sequence ATGTCAAGTAGATCGTGTGCTGTGCTGGCACGCCGGGCGTTGACCTCGTCGGCCAAACGTTTGAACGACGTCAAGAAGCCCGTGGTGCCTCCACCCAGACCAGCGGTCACCACCCCCAAACCtgtcatcaccaaacccGTCACCACCCCGGTCCCCAAACCCGtcattatcaccaaaccttcaattccacctCCAGTGattcctcctccaccaccaccaaaaaagaagTTCTCCATTCCcctgttcttgttcaagattgTACTTGCCGGCGGTGTTGTATACGGAGGTACCATGTATGCTGCCACCAAAAGTGATACGGTGATGGACTTTGTTATCGACCAGCAATTACCATACTACGAAGAGATCATCGACATCTACGAAAAAGGGTCAATTGATGACGTCAAGGACTACTTCGCCGGCTTGGGCAAGAAGGTGTCGAGTTGGGAGGCTAAATTGCCCTCCAAGGACGAAATAACTTCCAAGGGTGAAAAGATATTCGAAGAAAcaaagaacaagttgagtCCGCCAAAGCCGGCTGCTCCCGTCGACGTGTCCAGCTTGGGCCAGGACGCTACGCCCGCCCAGCAGTTGCAGAAACCAGTCGAAGCCGTCAAAAAGACTGTGGAGCATTTCCCTTTGATccagttgaacaagtctgTCAGCTCTGCTGTAGATGCTTCTGTGAAACAGACGGTCGAATCGTTCAACGATTTGATAAGATCCATAGACGTGGATGCTCTGAACACCCCCGGCAAGGATACATTGATCAAAGCCATCAACGAAAACGTCTCCAAGTTAGCTACCAAATTGAGCTCGTTGACAGTCAGCTTCGAAGAAGAGGTGCAGAGTAAGTTGAGAGATTCACAGACCGACTTGTTATCATCATACACCAAgaaagagttggagttgaccGAAACTTTGTTGGACCAGTTCAACCTGGAAAAAGCTCAGTTGGAAGTTAAGTTGAACAATCGCTTGAAACACGAGATCGAAGCAACCAAACAGACGATTTCCCAGGCCGCCGTCAACGCTGTATCGATGGTAAGAGTCGAGCAGACCAAACAGtttgagaagttgatcaaggacAGCATTGACTCTGAGAGAAACGGTAGGTTGGCTGGGTTAGAACAATTGAATGCCCGTgtcaaggacttggaagagttcTCCGAGACCTTAGAAACCCAGTTGGTTGCCAACCACACCCGTTCCGTGCTCCTGAAAGCCGTTGGAAACTTGAAGCATGTGTTGGCATCGTCCAAAGAAACAGACAGTCCCAAGTTATTAATCCAatactttgatgaaatcaacaaggtggCCGGTAGCCTCAACAGTGAATTACTCAACGTCGTCTTAAATGACTTGAAACCTTTGATTGTCAACGAGTCAAACCATTCTCTCTTGACCAACGCccaattgttgaataaatGGGAACAGTTGACTCCCGAGTTGAGATCAGCTTCATTGTTACCTCCAAACGCCGGATTATTGGGGCATTTGGCGTCGATGGTgttctccaagttgttgttgccTGTGAAGGGAAACAAGCCTGATGGTAAGGATATCGAGTCTGTTATTGGCAGAATCGAGTCTGCTTTGACCAGAGGTGACTTGGACGTGGCGGTGGAGGAGGctgccaacttgaagggATGGCCCAGAAAGTTAGCTGATGACTGGGTCAAAGATGGAAGAAAGAGATTAGAAGTGCAGTTCTTGGTGGGTGTTGTCGACTCTGAAACCAGAATTGTATAG
- the ARP4 gene encoding NuA4 histone acetyltransferase subunit (EggNog:ENOG503NUWX; BUSCO:EOG09262MOO; COG:Z), which produces MASANSNANVYGGDEINAIILDPGSLSTRIGYAGDDFPKIITPSYYAANGKKHIFGDSINVPRADFDIKPILKDSVIEDWDAAIEQYHHYFDKELALDYKEQPIFITEPIWTSAKQRQTLVENIYEKFDFPALYLGRAPTCVSFQQGRPNCLVVNIGHDTVSVTAVIDGISLLKNSMRTHYSGQYLSDQLYDLFLNKFPSLTLDAKYKIRTKTPTKYPEPPVFTPRELPKNITKSFDDYQKELLFHEMKETLLEAPDKQITDENSESYSKDENRRAFELPNGQSIELAIERYEMADSLFEPNNYSFTNETLANKYSVENGSLTIDSNQDDYRPLKRARKNESNQSTPPPAATEPSVAETRGLTQLISHVLSTIDIDLRASVAHNIIVTGGASLIPQVTERLYSELSSLNPGLKIRLHAVGNSSERVNQAWIGASVLASLGTFHQMWVTKEEYDEAGPDKILNQRFR; this is translated from the coding sequence ATGGCATCTGCTAATAGTAACGCCAATGTCTATGGAGGAGACGAGATCAACGCCATCATTCTCGACCCTGGCTCCTTGAGCACACGGATTGGATACGCGGGTGACGATTTCCCGAAGATCATCACTCCTTCTTATTATGCTGCCAACGGTAAGAAACACATATTTGGTGATTCCATCAATGTTCCTCGGGCAGACTTCGATATCAAGCCCATATTAAAAGACTCGGTTATTGAGGACTGGGATGCTGCCATCGAGCAGTACCATCACTATTTCGATAAAGAGTTGGCCTTGGACTATAAGGAACAGCCCATATTCATCACAGAACCCATATGGACATCTGCCAAACAACGGCAAacattggtggaaaacatCTACGAGAAGTTCGACTTTCCTGCCTTGTATTTGGGCCGAGCCCCCACCTGTGTATCGTTCCAACAAGGCCGTCCCAATTGTTTGGTTGTGAATATTGGCCATGATACCGTGAGTGTTACCGCCGTGATTGATGGGATTTCgctcttgaaaaactccaTGAGAACGCACTACTCGGGCCAGTACTTGAGCGATCAATTGTACgatttgttcttgaacaaattccCTCTGTTGACATTGGATGCCAAGTACAAAATCAGGACCAAGACTCCTACAAAGTACCCAGAACCCCCCGTATTCACACCCAGAGAACTCCccaaaaacatcaccaagtcgtTTGATGACTACCAAAAAGAATTGTTGTTCCACGAGATGAAAGAGACGTTGCTCGAGGCTCCCGACAAGCAAATCACCGATGAGAACTCTGAAAGCTATTCCAAAGACGAGAACAGACGGGCGTTTGAATTGCCCAACGGCCAGTCTATCGAGCTTGCCATCGAGAGGTACGAGATGGCCGACTCGTTGTTCGAGCCAAACAACTACAGCTTCACCAACGAAACATTGGCCAACAAGTACTCGGTTGAAAACGGTAGTTTGACCATCGACTCCAACCAAGATGACTATAGACCGTTGAAGAGAGCCCGGAAAAATGAAAGCAACCAGTCCACGCCTCCACCCGCTGCTACAGAACCATCGGTGGCCGAAACTAGAGGCTTAACTCAGTTGATCTCTCATGTGTTGTCGACCATCGACATTGATTTGAGAGCTTCTGTTGCCCACAATATCATTGTTACCGGTGGAGCCTCACTCATACCACAGGTGACCGAGCGGCTATACTCCGAGTTGTCTTCGTTGAACCCGGGTCTCAAAATCAGGTTACACGCAGTAGGTAACTCCAGTGAAAGAGTTAACCAGGCATGGATTGGGGCCAGTGTGTTGGCATCGCTTGGTACATTCCATCAGATGTGGGTCACCAAGGAGGAGTACGACGAGGCCGGGCCCGATaagatcttgaaccagCGGTTCAGATAA
- a CDS encoding uncharacterized protein (COG:S; EggNog:ENOG503Q3Q9), producing MGITSASVTQRGKKNRCRTGCLNCRQRHKKCDEFKPRCGLCSKRGESCVWPTTKKEVTQDSFRFFKAARDATKETTLGLKKYSSRLQETLQTTSPTSPKSASSMSPRLQNLIDMVSHEVDKTTEKSPPKQDTSPASDSLSADLMAPFLNYSHLHRTFRDYMFTNVVNSKPEEPQEADFRNILQSPMPEFLNHSNSSKNLQDLLNDDDSLYMFSQQMPTHLEDEANALVKPVSLTDTDKISLYKTYLYQVAPWLDMFDTASKQFGTTVPLLAAKSDALLNSIYAIASRQTEQTTKDYPPEIAINLYENSLKLLIPTVNRTLDTSIITTCVILCVFEMMSSSPKKWRYHLEGCAALFKMHGINGFCDELERGLFWCYARMDVSSAVIGEQSTIIPSELWLPYNCSVYESKKVFNEFGNKEDMYANYMVYLCSRVLNLIANAKEDYEKDWEFLWGEISDWYEDRPFEFKPLVSFNSSPFPGILFVNGPAISANQMYHMAIILLIQNKPRLHKLVYSDHIKSPIWHAKQICAISLYNEHPGCWNNSLQPLWIAGQLLSSDQEHEVVLNLLSKIEATTGWQMNFRAEDLKKHWRQEAAIT from the coding sequence ATGGGAATAACCCTGGCTTCCGTCACACAGAGAGGCAAGAAGAACCGCTGTCGTACCGGGTGTCTCAACTGTCGCCAGCGCCACAAGAAATGTGACGAGTTCAAGCCCCGGTGTGGCCTTTGCTCCAAGAGAGGTGAATCATGCGTATggcccaccaccaaaaaagaagTGACCCAGGACTCGTTCAGGTTCTTCAAGGCTGCCCGCGATGCCACCAAAGAGACCACCTTGGGCTTGAAAAAATACTCATCCCGCCTTCAGGAAACCCTCCAGACCACCTCTCCCACCCTGCCCAAATCAGCGTCTTCAATGTCTCCACGCCTACAAAACCTCATAGACATGGTTAGTCATGAAGTAGACAAAACTACAGAGAAACTGCCGCCCAAGCAAGACACTAGTCCTGCCAGCGACTCGCTTTCCGCCGACTTAATGGCCCCGTTTCTCAACTATTCCCATCTCCACCGTACCTTCAGAGACTATATGTTCACCAACGTAGTCAACTCCAAACCCGAAGAACCACAGGAAGCTGACTTCCGTAACATTCTCCAGTCGCCTATGCCTGAATTTTTGAATCActccaactcgtccaaGAATCTCCAGGACCTTCTCAATGATGACGACTCGCTCTACATGTTTTCTCAACAGATGCCTACACaccttgaagatgaagccAATGCCTTGGTGAAGCCGGTAAGTCTCACTGACACCGACAAGATTCTGCTATACAAAACGTACCTCTACCAAGTGGCTCCATGGCTCGACATGTTCGATACAGCCTCGAAGCAGTTTGGTACGACGGTGCCGTTGTTGGCTGCGAAAAGCGATGCTTTGCTCAACTCCATCTATGCGATAGCTTCTCGACAAACAGAGCAGACCACAAAGGACTATCCTCCAGAAATAGCCATCAACTTGTATGAGAACTCGTTGAAACTCTTGATCCCCACCGTCAACAGAACCCTCGATACGTCCATTATCACCACCTGTGTAATTTTGTGCGTATTTGAAATGATGTCGTCGTCTCCCAAAAAGTGGAGGTACCATCTCGAAGGGTGTGCTGCGTTGTTCAAGATGCATGGAATCAATGGGTTTTGTGACGAACTTGAAAGAGGGTTGTTCTGGTGCTATGCCAGGATGGATGTAAGCTCGGCCGTCATAGGCGAGCAGTCTACCATTATTCCATCTGAGTTATGGCTACCTTATAACTGTTCAGTGTATGAGCTGAAAAAGGTTTTTAATGAATTTGGCAACAAGGAAGATATGTATGCTAATTATATGGTGTATTTGTGTTCGAGAGTGTTGAACCTAATAGCCaatgccaaagaagactATGAGAAGGACTGGGAGTTTCTTTGGGGGGAAATCAGTGATTGGTACGAGGATAGACCGTTTGAGTTTAAACCACTTGTGTCTTTCAACAGCTCGCCGTTTCCTGGGATTTTGTTTGTCAACGGGCCTGCTATATCGGCCAACCAAATGTACCATATGGCCATAATCTTGTTGATTCAGAACAAACCAAGACTCCATAAACTCGTATACCTGGACCACATAAAGTCCCCTATATGGCACGCCAAACAAATTTGTGCTATAAGCTTGTATAACGAACACCCTGGATGCTGGAACAATTCATTGCAGCCACTCTGGATTGCTGGACAATTACTCAGCAGTGACCAAGAGCATGAAGTGGTGCTAAACTTGCTCAGCAAGATTGAAGCCACCACCGGCTGGCAAATGAACTTCAGAGcagaagacttgaagaaacattGGAGACAAGAGGCTGCTATAACGTAG